A single window of Pseudarthrobacter defluvii DNA harbors:
- a CDS encoding 4-hydroxy-3-methylbut-2-enyl diphosphate reductase, translated as MTTTAVPLSMPTIPRRRRSPEDVAAAAPVNGTKKVLLAAPRGYCAGVDRAVIAVEKALEHYGPPVYVRKQIVHNVHVVSSLEEKGAIFVDETDEVPEGALVIFSAHGVSPAVVQSAESRGLRTIDATCPLVTKVHKEAVRFAKDDFDILLIGHDGHEEVEGTSGEAPEHIQIINGPHEVDKVTVRDPDKVIWLSQTTLSVDETMETVRLLKDRFPTLQDPPSDDICYATTNRQVAIKKIAPKADLVIVVGSANSSNSVRLVEVALEYGAKASYRVDFANEVDEAWFEGVATVGITSGASVPEVLVQDVLRLLADYGYGTVEEVVTAEEDLLFSLPKELRATLKQAGDVSRALGGRRSRN; from the coding sequence ATGACCACCACGGCCGTACCCCTTTCGATGCCAACCATTCCACGCAGGCGCCGTTCGCCTGAGGACGTAGCCGCCGCAGCCCCCGTCAACGGCACCAAGAAGGTGCTCCTGGCTGCTCCCCGCGGTTATTGCGCAGGCGTTGACCGGGCCGTCATTGCGGTCGAAAAGGCGCTGGAACACTACGGTCCGCCCGTGTACGTCCGCAAACAGATCGTCCACAACGTCCACGTCGTCAGCTCGCTGGAGGAAAAGGGTGCCATCTTTGTTGACGAGACGGACGAAGTTCCCGAAGGCGCCCTGGTGATCTTTTCTGCCCACGGCGTTTCCCCAGCCGTGGTCCAGTCGGCCGAAAGCCGCGGCCTGCGCACCATCGATGCCACCTGCCCGCTGGTCACCAAAGTGCACAAAGAGGCCGTCCGCTTCGCCAAGGACGATTTCGACATCCTCCTGATCGGCCACGACGGGCACGAGGAAGTGGAAGGCACCTCCGGGGAAGCGCCGGAGCACATCCAGATCATCAACGGACCCCACGAAGTGGACAAGGTAACCGTCCGCGACCCCGACAAGGTCATCTGGCTTTCCCAGACGACGCTGAGTGTTGACGAGACCATGGAGACTGTCCGGCTCCTCAAGGACCGGTTCCCCACCCTTCAGGATCCGCCCAGCGACGACATCTGCTACGCCACCACCAACCGCCAGGTAGCCATCAAGAAGATCGCGCCCAAGGCGGACCTGGTGATTGTGGTCGGCTCGGCCAACTCCTCCAATTCGGTCCGGCTGGTGGAGGTGGCCCTCGAATACGGCGCCAAGGCCTCCTACCGGGTGGACTTCGCCAATGAGGTCGACGAAGCGTGGTTTGAAGGCGTTGCCACCGTGGGCATTACGTCCGGGGCTTCCGTTCCTGAGGTGCTGGTACAGGACGTCCTGAGGCTCCTGGCCGACTATGGCTATGGGACCGTGGAGGAAGTGGTCACCGCCGAAGAGGACCTGCTGTTCTCGCTGCCCAAGGAACTCCGCGCAACCCTGAAACAGGCCGGTGACGTCAGCCGCGCGCTGGGCGGCCGGAGGTCCCGCAACTAA
- a CDS encoding DNA recombination protein RmuC, protein MDAFALILALFMLLLGALAGAAATYFSLRRNSHGLEADFDQVSSRLSEVTAQLAAADAERRLLAAQNRELGEARNQDGSVLRALAPVAEKLSAVQQQVALLERDRVEQYGQLAQQLQEARLSDEQLIRSTYALESALRSNSARGQWGEVQLRRVVEAAGMLRHVDFVEQVHSAGQDSAVRPDLVVQLPGEKQLVVDAKVPLSSYLEAQELGAVDVSPGRPSGAQSANENRNRQALLAAHAKALRAHVDALGTKKYWDIPGNSPELVVCFIPAESILAAALTADAGLLDHALSRNVVLASPSTLLAVLKSVAFTWRQDVLTDSARELFELARQLYDRMGTLGENVSKLGSSLKTSVDRYNAMVGTLEARILPTARKLNSLEESGLATPPVVEVTPRALVAPELQGNEEAA, encoded by the coding sequence ATGGATGCTTTTGCCTTGATTCTGGCCCTCTTCATGCTGCTGCTTGGCGCCCTTGCCGGCGCCGCGGCCACCTATTTTTCCCTGCGCCGGAACTCGCACGGACTGGAGGCGGACTTTGACCAGGTGTCGTCCCGCCTTTCGGAGGTCACGGCGCAGTTGGCAGCGGCCGACGCCGAGCGGCGGCTTTTGGCCGCCCAGAACCGTGAGCTGGGCGAGGCAAGGAACCAGGACGGCAGTGTGCTGCGTGCCCTTGCTCCGGTGGCCGAGAAGCTTTCCGCGGTCCAGCAGCAGGTGGCGTTGCTGGAGCGGGACCGGGTTGAACAGTACGGCCAACTGGCCCAGCAACTGCAGGAGGCCAGGCTTTCGGATGAACAGCTCATCCGGTCCACGTATGCCCTGGAATCGGCCCTTAGATCCAACAGCGCCAGGGGCCAGTGGGGCGAGGTGCAGCTTCGGCGCGTGGTGGAGGCCGCCGGCATGCTGCGCCACGTGGACTTCGTGGAACAGGTGCACAGCGCAGGCCAGGACTCAGCTGTGCGGCCGGACCTGGTGGTGCAGTTGCCCGGCGAAAAGCAACTGGTGGTGGACGCGAAGGTACCGTTGTCGTCCTATCTCGAAGCCCAGGAACTGGGCGCGGTGGATGTCAGCCCTGGCCGGCCGTCTGGTGCGCAGTCTGCAAACGAAAACCGGAACCGGCAGGCCCTGCTGGCCGCACACGCTAAGGCCCTGAGGGCACACGTCGATGCACTCGGCACCAAGAAGTATTGGGACATCCCGGGGAACTCCCCGGAACTCGTGGTTTGCTTCATCCCCGCCGAGTCCATCCTGGCGGCGGCCCTGACGGCTGACGCCGGGCTCCTGGACCACGCCTTGTCCCGAAACGTTGTCCTCGCGTCCCCCAGCACCCTGCTGGCCGTCCTGAAGTCCGTGGCCTTCACCTGGCGCCAGGACGTCCTCACAGACAGCGCCCGCGAGTTGTTCGAGCTGGCACGGCAGCTGTACGACCGGATGGGCACGCTGGGAGAGAACGTCAGCAAGCTGGGATCTTCCCTGAAGACCTCCGTGGACCGCTACAACGCCATGGTCGGCACCCTGGAAGCCCGCATCCTGCCCACGGCGCGGAAGCTGAACAGCCTGGAGGAGTCGGGCCTGGCCACGCCTCCGGTGGTGGAGGTAACCCCGCGTGCACTGGTGGCGCCCGAACTGCAGGGTAACGAAGAGGCCGCCTGA
- the ychF gene encoding redox-regulated ATPase YchF — MALTIGIVGLPNVGKSTLFNALTRNQVLAANYPFATIEPNVGVVNLPDPRLQKLAGIFGSQRVLPAAVSFVDIAGIVKGASEGEGLGNQFLANIREAEAIAEVVRVFDDPDVVHVDGKVDPRSDMETINTELILADLQTIEKAIPRIEKEVKIKKREAAELAAIRAAQAVLERGDTIYSSIKSDKLEMEHLKELGLLTAKPFIYVFNADEAILGSPEKQEELRAMVAPADCIFLDAKLEADLVELDEEEAREMLEMNGQDESGLDQLARVGFHTLGLQTYLTAGPKEARAWTIRQGDTAPQAAGVIHSDFQRGFIKAEVVSFNDLVDAGSMAEAKSRGKVRIEGKEYVMADGDVVEFRFNV; from the coding sequence GTGGCTCTTACTATTGGCATCGTCGGACTGCCCAACGTCGGCAAATCAACCCTCTTCAACGCGCTTACCCGCAACCAGGTCCTGGCCGCGAACTATCCGTTCGCCACCATCGAACCCAATGTGGGCGTGGTGAACCTCCCCGACCCCAGGCTGCAGAAGCTCGCCGGCATCTTCGGCTCGCAGCGCGTCCTGCCCGCCGCCGTGTCCTTCGTCGACATCGCCGGCATCGTCAAGGGCGCGTCCGAGGGGGAGGGGCTGGGCAACCAGTTCCTGGCCAATATCCGCGAGGCTGAAGCCATTGCCGAGGTTGTCCGGGTCTTTGACGACCCCGACGTTGTCCACGTTGACGGCAAGGTGGACCCGCGCTCGGACATGGAAACCATCAACACCGAGCTGATCCTTGCCGATCTGCAGACCATCGAAAAAGCGATCCCGCGGATCGAAAAAGAAGTAAAGATCAAAAAGCGGGAGGCCGCCGAGCTTGCCGCAATCAGGGCCGCGCAGGCGGTGCTGGAACGCGGCGACACCATCTACTCATCCATCAAGAGCGACAAGCTGGAGATGGAACATCTCAAGGAATTGGGCCTGCTGACGGCCAAGCCCTTCATCTACGTCTTCAATGCCGACGAAGCCATCCTGGGCAGCCCGGAAAAGCAGGAGGAGCTGCGCGCCATGGTCGCGCCGGCAGACTGCATCTTCCTGGACGCCAAGCTCGAAGCGGACCTCGTGGAACTGGACGAGGAAGAAGCGCGCGAGATGCTTGAGATGAATGGCCAGGACGAATCGGGCCTGGACCAGCTGGCACGCGTTGGCTTCCACACCCTGGGGCTCCAGACCTACCTGACGGCCGGACCCAAGGAAGCACGGGCCTGGACCATCCGGCAGGGGGACACGGCACCGCAGGCCGCGGGCGTCATCCACTCTGACTTCCAGCGCGGCTTCATCAAGGCTGAAGTGGTTTCCTTCAATGACCTCGTGGACGCCGGCTCCATGGCCGAGGCCAAGTCCCGCGGCAAGGTGCGGATCGAAGGCAAGGAATACGTCATGGCCGACGGCGACGTGGTGGAGTTCCGCTTCAACGTCTAA
- a CDS encoding IS3 family transposase gives MADAKIWKDIALTFAGKLITAGWSAVKACALVGIHRTAWYRHLSPPRPPGILVPHVDRAYPNRISDAEAEAFMELLNSREYANLSVTQAYYRMLDAGHCFFSIAAAHRIVARHGQNGDRREQRTATGPKRAKPVVHATAPNQLWSWDITMLHGPGKHTYRLYTMLDVFSRKVVGHRVEHTETASLAAALINDAVTVNRQRPEVLHADNGAPMRAGSTLQLAQSLGITLSYSRPRVSDDNPYSESLFKTVKYDLDFPRRFRDIQHARDYMAAFFANYNANHRHSGLNYYTPDLVHKGRGNQARLQRQATLDAIYARHPQRYRNKPAAPAVPSQAGINHKTTPLSQTA, from the coding sequence GTGGCTGACGCCAAAATCTGGAAAGACATCGCCCTGACCTTTGCCGGGAAACTGATCACGGCCGGCTGGTCAGCGGTGAAGGCCTGCGCCCTGGTGGGCATTCACCGCACGGCCTGGTACCGGCACTTGAGCCCGCCCAGGCCGCCCGGGATCCTGGTGCCCCATGTCGACCGGGCCTACCCGAACCGGATCAGCGACGCCGAAGCCGAGGCGTTCATGGAGCTGTTGAACTCCCGGGAATACGCCAACCTTTCCGTTACCCAGGCCTACTACCGGATGCTCGATGCCGGGCACTGCTTCTTCTCCATCGCCGCCGCCCATCGCATCGTGGCCCGGCACGGACAGAACGGCGACCGCCGCGAACAACGCACGGCAACCGGTCCCAAACGAGCCAAACCGGTCGTGCACGCCACCGCCCCGAACCAGCTGTGGAGCTGGGACATCACGATGCTCCACGGCCCGGGGAAACACACCTACCGGCTCTACACGATGTTGGACGTATTCTCCCGCAAGGTCGTTGGGCACCGGGTCGAACACACCGAAACCGCGTCCCTGGCCGCGGCACTGATCAACGACGCGGTCACCGTGAACCGGCAGCGCCCCGAGGTGCTTCATGCCGATAACGGGGCACCCATGAGGGCTGGCAGTACCCTTCAGCTGGCCCAGTCCCTGGGCATCACCCTGTCCTACTCCCGGCCAAGAGTCTCGGACGACAATCCCTACTCCGAATCACTGTTCAAGACCGTGAAATACGACCTGGACTTTCCGCGCCGCTTCCGCGACATCCAGCACGCCCGGGACTACATGGCGGCTTTCTTCGCCAACTACAACGCCAACCACCGCCACAGCGGTTTGAACTACTACACCCCGGACCTCGTCCACAAAGGGCGCGGGAACCAAGCACGCCTACAACGGCAAGCCACCCTCGACGCGATCTATGCACGCCATCCGCAGAGATACCGCAACAAACCTGCCGCACCAGCCGTGCCCTCTCAGGCCGGCATCAACCACAAAACCACCCCGCTGTCACAGACAGCTTGA
- a CDS encoding DUF3592 domain-containing protein, with the protein MTSPGAAIKKPKSLLRRMVNVLFTAALMLVGPALMVTSYQQVDADEELARTGAQVSGTITYFSDARKASNRDITVEYEAADGVSRYANAPVDHEQHPSVGEQVTVAYSEQNPEQAVVLGYESNSEFLGGVGLILTTVFTTLGLILTISRLGRRRRDKVRSSDVRSGAAEF; encoded by the coding sequence GTGACCAGTCCCGGAGCCGCGATCAAAAAGCCCAAGTCCCTCCTGCGCCGCATGGTGAATGTGCTGTTTACTGCCGCTTTGATGCTGGTGGGGCCCGCACTGATGGTGACCAGCTATCAGCAGGTGGACGCCGACGAAGAGCTCGCCCGCACAGGGGCGCAAGTCTCCGGGACCATCACCTACTTTAGTGACGCCAGGAAGGCGTCGAACCGGGACATCACGGTGGAGTACGAGGCGGCCGACGGCGTGAGCCGCTACGCGAATGCCCCCGTGGATCATGAGCAGCACCCGTCCGTCGGTGAGCAGGTCACCGTCGCGTACAGCGAACAAAACCCAGAGCAGGCAGTCGTGCTCGGCTATGAAAGCAACAGCGAGTTCCTGGGCGGTGTCGGCCTGATCCTGACGACGGTCTTCACAACGCTTGGCCTCATCCTCACCATTTCACGGCTGGGGAGGAGACGACGGGACAAAGTCCGCAGCTCGGACGTGCGGAGTGGTGCGGCGGAATTTTGA
- a CDS encoding DUF3995 domain-containing protein codes for MMHERNLARSRSFVWVAAAAGTVHAGFSLYWALGGQWLLPTVGKWAVELSVEAPLEAGLALGVVAAGKLLGAGIPIGVAYGRVPWPRFWRAVAWAGGSLLVIYGGVNVVVSSAVLTGLIRPADGYDVEAMIGHAWLWDPLFLVWGAALVLWLWYSQRRRAPVSRAGSS; via the coding sequence ATGATGCACGAGAGGAATCTGGCCCGCAGCCGGTCTTTCGTGTGGGTGGCAGCCGCAGCAGGTACAGTGCACGCGGGCTTCAGCCTGTACTGGGCCCTCGGCGGGCAGTGGCTCCTGCCCACGGTAGGCAAGTGGGCTGTCGAGTTGTCAGTTGAGGCTCCACTCGAAGCAGGACTCGCTCTGGGCGTGGTCGCGGCAGGGAAGCTGCTGGGAGCAGGAATTCCCATCGGCGTCGCCTATGGGCGGGTGCCCTGGCCGAGGTTTTGGCGGGCAGTGGCCTGGGCTGGCGGTTCACTTCTGGTCATATATGGCGGTGTCAACGTCGTGGTGAGCAGCGCTGTCCTTACTGGCCTGATCCGGCCAGCAGACGGCTACGACGTTGAGGCCATGATCGGGCACGCCTGGTTGTGGGATCCGCTGTTCCTGGTCTGGGGCGCTGCCCTGGTGCTCTGGCTCTGGTACTCACAGAGACGGCGGGCACCGGTGTCGCGAGCCGGTAGTTCGTGA
- a CDS encoding TetR/AcrR family transcriptional regulator, producing MARPVVHDETLRRRLLDTAATLIARDGAASVSLRSIAATAGTSTTAVYSLFGGKAELLTAVLDDGFASFAAAQQEAAAAGLEALGRAYRTWALEHPVLYGLMFGGSLASRVPCRPTPGATEPSIAPLFAAVAAALPGAAEKEIASMVGVVWGQVHGLVSLELAGAPAAGWTWDAAYDAALGQIGHSLGR from the coding sequence ATGGCAAGACCCGTAGTACATGATGAAACCCTGCGTCGCAGGCTGCTTGATACCGCAGCCACCCTGATCGCACGGGACGGCGCCGCTTCTGTGTCGCTGCGAAGTATTGCCGCTACTGCCGGGACGTCGACTACTGCGGTGTATTCGCTCTTCGGGGGCAAAGCGGAACTGCTGACGGCCGTGCTCGACGACGGATTCGCTTCTTTTGCCGCCGCCCAACAAGAAGCAGCCGCCGCCGGCCTCGAAGCGTTGGGTCGGGCCTACCGAACCTGGGCACTGGAGCATCCGGTCCTCTACGGCCTGATGTTTGGCGGCTCACTGGCCAGCCGGGTGCCGTGCCGGCCGACGCCGGGAGCCACTGAGCCCTCGATCGCGCCGCTGTTCGCGGCGGTTGCGGCAGCGTTACCCGGAGCAGCGGAGAAGGAGATCGCCTCGATGGTCGGCGTGGTGTGGGGGCAGGTCCACGGGCTGGTGTCGCTGGAACTGGCCGGTGCACCAGCGGCCGGCTGGACCTGGGATGCGGCCTATGATGCCGCCCTTGGGCAGATTGGCCACTCGCTGGGCCGCTGA